In one window of Oncorhynchus nerka isolate Pitt River unplaced genomic scaffold, Oner_Uvic_2.0 unplaced_scaffold_3427, whole genome shotgun sequence DNA:
- the LOC135566764 gene encoding AT-rich interactive domain-containing protein 3A-like, which yields MSCTPVNRIPIMAKQVLDLYMLYKLVTEKGGLVEVINKKIWREITRGLNLPTSNASALNTKQKKMLYMKYLYPYESEKKGLSSPGELQAAIDGNRREGRRPSNSLYHFPSTIPGQAPLSPSKMPHHSLLSPSKMPHHSLLSPSKMPHHSLLSAMSTPMTSSRLPMANALPRAAAASSGRMSWSTSRAKLERGGEGPDRKMTRLVMEEEQRLMQQAFQQNLLAMASHFNPGMKQLNNNNRHGMLFAQNTLVQPP from the exons ATGAGCT GCACCCCGGTGAACCGTATCCCCATCATGGCTAAGCAGGTGCTGGACCTGTACATGCTCTACAAGCTGGTGACGGAGAAGGGCGGCCTGGTGGAGGTCATCAACAAGAAGATCTGGAGAGAGATCACGAGAGGACTCAACCTGCCCACCTCCAACGCCTCGGCGTTAaacaccaaacagaagaaaatgcT GTATATGAAGTACCTGTACCCGTACGAGAGTGAGAAGAAAGGCCTGAGCTCTCCAGGCGAGCTCCAGGCTGCTATAGACGGTAACCGGAGGGAAGGCCGAAGACCCAGCAACAGCCTGTACCACTTCCCCTCCACCATTCCTGGCCaagcccccctctctccctccaagatgccccaccactccctcctctctccctccaagatgccccaccactccctcctctctccctccaagatgccccaccactccctcctctct GCGATGTCGACCCCCATGACGTCAAGCCGTCTACCCATGGCCAACGCGCTCCCTCGGGCAGCAGCAGCTAGCTCAGGCCGCATGTCCTGGAGCACCTCCCGAGCTAaactggagagaggaggagagggcccaGACAGGAAGATGACTCGCTTGGTCATGGAGGAAGAGCAGAGATTGATGCAACAGGCGTTCCAACAGAACCTGTTGGCTATGGCCTCTCACTTCAACCCCGGCATGAAGcaactcaacaacaacaacagacacg GAATGCTGTTTGCCCAGAACACTCTAGTGCAGCCTCCGTGA